Proteins from one Asterias rubens chromosome 21, eAstRub1.3, whole genome shotgun sequence genomic window:
- the LOC117304431 gene encoding uncharacterized protein LOC117304431, with product MDTNSTSMTTVPSSEQLSRDGSVFVVAFISLCVGLINSLVIVLTIMWLYRHYKVRSENDQSRKIKTGKPSKVLSIDYKMTSLDMMTADEYCPQRYTSSTNERMASTGQQVGHTDRQVEMDNGAFTVDPESVQFEPPDHVNMHPSRGTL from the exons ATGGATACCAACTCGACCTCAATGACAACTGTACCATCCAGTGAGCAACTCAGTAGAGACGGTAGTGTTT TTGTGGTTGCATTTATTTCACTGTGTGTTGGACTCATCAACTCTCTGGTCATTGTCCTCACGATCATGTGGTTATACAGACATTATAAAGTAAG AAGCGAAAACGACCAATCAAGAAAGATCAAGACAGGCAAACCAAGCAAAGTCCTCTCCATTGATTACAAGATGACGTCCCTGGATATGATGACTGCTGATGAATACTGCCCTCAACGGTACACTTCATCCACGAATGAACGCATGGCCAGCACCGGGCAACAAGTGGGGCACACGGACCGACAAGTTGAAATGGATAATGGTGCCTTTACGGTGGATCCGGAAAGCGTGCAGTTTGAACCACCGGATCACGTCAATATGCACCCATCGAGGGGGACgttatag